In Candidatus Rokuibacteriota bacterium, a genomic segment contains:
- the lpxA gene encoding acyl-ACP--UDP-N-acetylglucosamine O-acyltransferase codes for MSWKVGGMPEPARIHPTAIVEPGAELAAGVVVGPYSLIGSSVAIGPGSEIGAHVVLEGRVRLGARCRVGHGALIGGVPQDLKFREGLPVGVSVGDDTVIREYVTVHRATHEGRDTRIGSRCFLMVSSHVAHDCVVGDEVIIINYAGLAGHVTVEDRATIGGLAGIHPFTRIGTYAYVGGWAKVTQDVPPFVIADGVPATARGVNVIGMRRGGVDGEGRRQVRAAFRILYRSGLAPAAAAARLKAELGGHPLVARLVDFIEDSKRGIVPAPPPTNAQVEDAESEERVW; via the coding sequence GTGAGCTGGAAGGTGGGCGGCATGCCTGAGCCGGCGCGCATCCATCCGACGGCCATCGTGGAGCCCGGTGCGGAGCTCGCGGCCGGGGTCGTGGTCGGTCCCTACAGCCTCATAGGGTCGTCCGTCGCGATCGGCCCCGGCTCGGAGATCGGCGCCCACGTGGTTCTCGAGGGTCGCGTCAGGCTGGGGGCGCGATGCCGTGTCGGGCACGGCGCCCTCATCGGCGGAGTGCCCCAGGATCTCAAGTTCCGCGAGGGGCTGCCCGTGGGCGTGAGCGTGGGCGATGACACCGTCATCCGGGAGTACGTCACCGTGCACAGGGCCACCCACGAGGGGCGGGACACGCGGATCGGAAGCCGCTGCTTCCTCATGGTCTCGAGCCACGTCGCCCACGACTGCGTGGTCGGCGACGAGGTCATCATCATCAACTATGCCGGCCTGGCTGGTCACGTGACCGTCGAGGATCGCGCAACGATCGGCGGGCTCGCGGGGATCCATCCCTTCACGCGGATCGGCACGTACGCCTACGTAGGCGGCTGGGCGAAGGTCACGCAGGACGTGCCGCCGTTCGTGATCGCCGACGGCGTGCCCGCGACGGCGCGCGGCGTCAACGTGATCGGCATGCGCCGCGGCGGCGTGGACGGCGAGGGTCGGCGCCAGGTGCGCGCCGCCTTCCGGATCCTGTACCGCTCCGGCCTCGCGCCCGCTGCCGCCGCCGCCAGGCTCAAGGCCGAGCTCGGCGGCCACCCGCTGGTGGCGCGGCTCGTCGACTTCATCGAGGACTCGAAGCGCGGCATCGTCCCGGCGCCGCCGCCGACAAATGCGCAAGTTGAAGACGCGGAAAGCGAGGAGCGCGTGTGGTGA
- the lpxD gene encoding UDP-3-O-(3-hydroxymyristoyl)glucosamine N-acyltransferase: MGAQFTLGRLAEALGATLEGDPARVIRGVAPLEDAGPEHVSFLVHPRYARAAATSAAGALVVGRDVEGLPQALLRVDSPQTALIVLLRLFHPEPPVAAGIHATAVVAGSARVQPTAFVGACAVIEPNARVGARSRVGALCFVGAGAMLGDDVVLHPRVVVKEGVAIGDRVVVHAGAVLGADGFGYAFDGTAHRKIPQVGGLRIEDDVEIGANSTIDRATLGETRIRRGSKIDNLVQVGHNCDVGEDVILVSQVGVSGSCTIGNRAVLAGQVGVADHVTIGAGAVLVAKSGVPNDVPAGEVWAGIPSRPAGETRRIWAAETLLPELFRKVRALEKRVRELEGGRHA; encoded by the coding sequence GTGGGCGCCCAGTTCACGCTCGGCAGGCTCGCCGAGGCGCTCGGCGCCACGCTCGAAGGGGATCCGGCGCGGGTCATCCGCGGCGTCGCACCGCTCGAGGACGCGGGGCCTGAGCACGTGTCGTTCCTGGTCCACCCTCGCTACGCGCGCGCCGCTGCTACGAGCGCGGCTGGCGCGTTGGTTGTCGGCCGGGACGTCGAAGGCCTGCCTCAGGCGCTCCTGCGTGTCGACTCGCCACAGACGGCCCTCATCGTGCTCCTGCGGTTGTTCCACCCCGAACCTCCTGTCGCCGCCGGCATCCACGCGACGGCTGTCGTCGCCGGCAGTGCGCGCGTGCAGCCGACGGCCTTCGTGGGCGCGTGCGCCGTCATCGAGCCGAACGCGCGGGTCGGGGCGAGGAGCAGGGTCGGGGCGCTGTGCTTCGTCGGGGCAGGGGCGATGCTCGGCGACGATGTGGTGCTCCACCCGCGCGTCGTGGTCAAGGAAGGCGTCGCCATCGGCGACCGGGTCGTCGTCCATGCGGGCGCGGTGCTCGGGGCCGACGGTTTCGGTTACGCCTTCGACGGCACGGCGCATCGGAAGATTCCCCAGGTGGGCGGACTGCGCATCGAGGACGACGTCGAGATCGGCGCCAACAGCACAATCGACCGCGCCACGCTCGGCGAGACCCGGATCCGGAGGGGCAGCAAGATCGACAACCTGGTCCAGGTAGGCCACAACTGCGATGTAGGAGAGGACGTCATCCTGGTGTCGCAGGTCGGCGTGTCGGGCTCCTGCACGATCGGCAACCGGGCGGTGCTGGCCGGACAGGTGGGTGTTGCCGACCACGTCACGATCGGGGCAGGCGCCGTCCTCGTGGCCAAGTCGGGGGTGCCGAATGACGTGCCGGCCGGGGAAGTCTGGGCCGGCATACCGAGCCGTCCCGCCGGCGAGACGCGGCGGATCTGGGCGGCCGAGACCCTGCTGCCGGAGCTCTTCCGCAAGGTTCGGGCGCTCGAGAAGCGGGTGCGTGAGCTGGAAGGTGGGCGGCATGCCTGA